Part of the Lolium rigidum isolate FL_2022 chromosome 6, APGP_CSIRO_Lrig_0.1, whole genome shotgun sequence genome, TAGTCGCCAAAATCTTGATGTTTTGAGGCTTATGGCCTTATGCTATGAAGCTATCCTATGTACTAAGAAAAGTCTTCGAATGCTCAAATCACTTGAATTGCACTTATTATTCTAATTAGACTATAGCATAGTTCAATTCCTGAGATATACAGTGCTACTAGACATGCATTGAGAAAACTAGAACAATGTTTACTAAAAATTATTAATCATTTAATTGTATTAACTTGACAGAATCCTGTTAAATATCAATAGCACAATAAGCTCCAACACATATTTGATGTATTTTAATTGGATAATCTTTGGTCATAGATATGAAAGTAGCTTGTAGAAAAACATGGTTTTTGAGTCGTTGTATAATCAAAGACTAATCGCCAAGTCATTAAAATCAGGGTGACTCGCGACTATAGAGCGACTTTCGTCGAGTGATCACCGAGTTGCAGGGTTGGCAACTCGTTTTAACTCGGCGACTCAAAAAGCTTGTAGAGAAAGCATATGTCGACATATTTTATGACATACTATCCAGTTTCCCACAAAGCACCAAAAGAGAAGTCTGTGGTGGAAAAGTAGCAACATGCAAGTTCCGAAATAACAAATGCAAATAAATATATGATGTTTATGGTGTTCATTGACATGACAATGGTGCTGTAATAGCATAGCTTATTGCAGTtctgtaatactccctccgtcccgtgaAACATGTCGAAGGTTTGtcaaaattcggatgtatctagatacatctaaatttagacaaatctcaaacaagttccatgggacggagggagtagcatagcTTATTGCAGTTCTAAGAGAACTAAGTACAAATAAGATGAACCACAGTCGTCTCAAATCAATTTAGTTACTCTGAGTGAATCAAATATGGACAATCCTCGGAAAATATTAAAACAAATAATACACACAAGAAACTCACATGAAAACTCCGCGCTGTAGGGTTCCAATCCATAATGTTGGATGGTGTGCCTTTCCTCAACACCTCACCTTGGTCATTCACAGCACTTGAACCAGCAACGCTAGAATTAGCTGCCCGATTATTAACTTCTTCAGCAACAATATGACGTGTTTTATCCATCCTTGCAGCCAACACCTCATCTGCAGCTGCTTTTGCAGCCGGTAATGGATCCTCCACTACACTGTGAAGGTCGGCACATCTTGATTTGAGGGCATGTATGACCTTATTAACTTCAGGCGTCGAAATTGGATTCACATGAGAGGCAGGTTCTTCAAGTTTGCCCAAAATTTCACGTCCTCTTTCTTCCCCGGCTGCAAGTTCCATTATCGTACATCAATTATACACAAATGATGACCTTGTACGCACTAGTATCTGAATGCAACAATTTAAAATACCTCCAGCTACCATTCCAACTGTATGAGTGATGCGCGTAGAGGAACAGGCCTAAAAAAACAGGAATCCGAAATGAATTTTCTGCCAGCCATCAGGGAACTAGTGGTAAGGCTATGATCTGTGGTGGAAAGGGTCACTCATTGTTTTACTGGGGACAAGTGTACGTATGGCAACTCCAAACGCCAGACATCGCTGTCAAAGTGTCAATACTTATCCTCTACTACATCAAGTGTGCAGGAACACATATGAATAAACTAAAAGCAAAATTGTTGCTCAAGCAAAATGTACTTGAACCTAATGGTGTGTTGAACCACGACAAAGTGTACTACATGCAGGAAATACAGGATATAACATGATCTACCATGTACAATAAAGTTGCAGAAAGAGGATGTACAAATCAAGTCCACAAAGTCTTCAGGGAACTCCCAGCAGTTTGAAACATAACATTTTGGCCATTTAGGTCTCAAAAGCTAGATGAACATGAACTCTTGATTCTTGCTCACCATGCCTCAATCTAATAATCTATGAAGTAAAGCACTTGCATACATAAATCAAGTGAGGTTCGAACCCTATGCACTCTAGTGTCGAAATGTGATCTTTACCCTCATTGACTATGTTTCTACATCGAAAACATCACAGCCTTAGTATGAATTATAAACTGCGGCTTATCATCTGCAAAAAGAAGTAAAGAACTACCAAGACAACACATCACACACTAACTTTAGCTGCTAAATGTAAGAAAAATAAATTCCAAGGAAGTCTCCGGGAAATGTGTGAGTAATTTTCCTAAGAATTTCTAGAACACACTATCTAGCTAACCGTCATGGAAAAATAATAATCTCCCTGAAAGTAGTGAAATACATAGAGCTAGATATCGTTAGTTGAACATTCTAGACTTGTAGCCCTAAACCCAAAGTCTTCAGAGTCCCATTTCAGTTTACTCCTAGAAGACAGGGATTCTCTTTCCATTGATGCTAAAACACAACACATACGCAACTGCATCTCAGAACCCCATCCAGTACAATGCTCCATTTGGCCAAAATAGAAGAATCCTCACCTAGCATGAGGTACTTGGCGCGGGTGGATTCGTCGGCGGATCCCCACGTCTCAACAGCGCCGTGCCCAACAATCCGCTCGGCCGCGACCTCCAACATCGACGGGCCGATGGCGGCCCACTCGGCCGCCAGGAGCTCCCTCACCCGCCCCTCCGCCGCGGCGCGGTTGCCCCACAGTCTCCTCAGCGCGTTCTGCGAAAACGTGTTCCCGACTGCGGCCTCAAACTGGTACGCGACGGCGCCGGCCTCGGGGGAGGCGAGCGCTGGGTCACCGTCAACcgcgcggcgcgcgcggccgccGGGGTGGGCGAAGAGGGCCCGCGCGGCGGCGTCGAAGTCGGGCGCagaggcggcgaggaaggcggcgacggcgatgtgagcggcggcgacgaggggcgcgggggaggggagggaggcgaGGAGCTGGAGGGAGTCGAGCGCGGCGGCGGAGACGGGGTcggaggcgaggcggcggaggagtACGGAGCGGAGGAGGCGCGGGGTGGGGCGGGAGGGGAAGGGGAGCGAGGCGAGCAGCGCGTTGGCCGCGGCGGCGGGGATGGAGGGGCTCCCCACGACGTGGTCGAGAATCAGGGACGCGTCCGCCGGCGTCAGCGGCGGCATTTTTTGAGCGCCGGATGAGAATCAGGGCGCGCGCGCAGATTTGGGGACGGCGAAGCGCAGTGGCGGCTTTGCTTGGGTTTGGCTGCGACTGCGATGCGACCTGGGCTGAGCTCTGCTCTGAATTCCGGGTGCGGGGCGACGTGGTGCACGTCTTTTGAACTTTTTTAAAACCTAaaacttttaaaattttaaacgttttcaaatttgaaaaatttcagatttcAACATTTTTAGAATTTTAGCATTTTTAGTTTTCAATATTTTTGATCTGatattttttaattttgaacattttttattctATACTTTTTTAAGTTTAAACTTTTCTagatttgaactttttcaaattCGAACCTTCTAAAATATCTAAATGGAAAGAAACAAGGAAAAGGGGAGATCATACATGTTACTTGGCGCCAACTAACGCAACCCATTCAGGGGGCGTTGTAGCGATCCCGACGTGATTCCGAGCAGAATCGCCGCTTAAGGTGATGAATATGACCTCTC contains:
- the LOC124667611 gene encoding uncharacterized protein LOC124667611, with amino-acid sequence MPPLTPADASLILDHVVGSPSIPAAAANALLASLPFPSRPTPRLLRSVLLRRLASDPVSAAALDSLQLLASLPSPAPLVAAAHIAVAAFLAASAPDFDAAARALFAHPGGRARRAVDGDPALASPEAGAVAYQFEAAVGNTFSQNALRRLWGNRAAAEGRVRELLAAEWAAIGPSMLEVAAERIVGHGAVETWGSADESTRAKYLMLAGEERGREILGKLEEPASHVNPISTPEVNKVIHALKSRCADLHSVVEDPLPAAKAAADEVLAARMDKTRHIVAEEVNNRAANSSVAGSSAVNDQGEVLRKGTPSNIMDWNPTARSFQWEDSLDPEGSRSESTRPHLPSPRRISVSPLQVANNKARRRKARKWSSEEEEMLRKGVKQFGNGSWKDILLHNPDFFIGRTQVDLKDKWRNMMR